Within the Mugil cephalus isolate CIBA_MC_2020 chromosome 1, CIBA_Mcephalus_1.1, whole genome shotgun sequence genome, the region GCTCGCCTCCTCGCCACCGCTCCGCTGAAATCCTCGTAGATTTTGATGCCGTGGCCGTTGTAAGAAGAGTCCTTATGTGACTTTGCCCACCTCAGAACAGCCTCTTTCTCCATGTAACGATGAAACCTGACAATAACAGGACGTGGAGGATCATCCAGTCGGGGTTTCGGCTGCAGGCTGCGGTGTGCGCGGTCCAGCTCAGGCGGTCCAGAGAGCAGGTCTCCCAGTAAATCAGCGAACAGCTTGGCCATAAAGACCCTCGCATCTTTTCCCTCCACGTTCTCCGGGAGTCCCAGCACACGGACATTTTGGCGTTTTGAGCGGGACTCCAAGTCCTCCACTTTTGCCTTGAGCTCTGCATTCTCTTTCACCACCGATCCCAGGTCAGACTGGAGCCCGCTCACGTCCAGTTCTAGTTGCGTTATCCTGTCGCTGTGGTCGGATAAGCtagtctccatctctctgaTAGTAGAAGCTGGAAGGATTCGACCGACGACCGGATAGGTTCCAGTGAGCTATTTAGTAAAGCTGTGAGTTCGGCGGTCATATCCCTTCTCATTTTTCCAAGTTCTAGGACAAGCGTCTCCGTCGTTAATGGTGCCACAGGATCTTCCGCCATGCTGCTACAGGCTTTAGCACcctgctgcttttcagttttaccGCCCGATCTACCCGCTTTACTCATTCTGCCTCAGGAGTTTCGTTAAGCGAAGTAGTCGTTTCAGGATTAGGCACTATGTGACGATGAAGTATTTTGCGAATAAAGTAAACTGAAAAGATGCGGAGCTCGGATAACGTGCGTCTTACCACCACATGGCGTAACCCGGAAGTCAATATTGTGTGAATATTGTGGGATTGACTGGAATGGGCCTCACATTCATCGTGGAGACACTGTAGCAGTACCTGAGCTTCAGCTGGCCCATGAGCTCACAGAGCTAGCATTTTCTCACTTCCAGGAGGATCTTTACATCTTTACATGAAGCGGTTGGCTCATACATGGAGATTGTGTAACTTGAGTCTTATAGTGATAGACTGTTCAACAaacttgttttaaattaaaaaagcgATAACTGTTGCAGGAGGATGTCAGAAAGGTTCTCCTGGAAGTTTCCTGCTCTGAAGTTAGAAGGTAGCTTCTCCCAGCCAACCCAGAATGTCaacaccttcatcttcatcactaCCTTCAACAGGCCATGTTGTCTAGGAGCTtctaaatgaacacatttcaatgCAATTTTGTGGtttcaaagaaaaatgtattctAATGTTCTAGTGAAGCATGTCTGGATTACTTGGTCAAAGTAAAAATAGGCTGCTCAATACATTAAAATTGCTCAAAAATTACACGTTAAGTTTTAAGCCAAAATAACTCTGGgttcaaaatgcatttctgctgtttttggGAAAAGCTGCGCAACTACATCTGGCTTAGATGTCAGCAGGGGGCATACATACGAGTGCATCGTGACTTTAGGAAAGAAGACTGAGCTACCAGTGagtgaaaaacatttcactacACGGTTGTGTTCCTTTTAATTATAATTCTTCACGTTATAACCCTTCTTTATAATCCATCTACCAAACAAGCAGAAGCACAAACACTGCCACCTAGCGAGTTAAAATGTACTCACCAGAACTTCGTTTACATCCATTCTCTGGGATTGATATGTCATGACTGGCTGTGCAGGGTAACCAATCAGATGTAAGAGTAGACcatcaagctgctgctgctgcagcccacAACATCACAGATGCACAGTGAAGAGAAGTAAAATTCGAGTTCAGTAATAAATGTTGTGATGTTCttaaatacattaatttatCTCAGTATTCTGCGGGCAGCCCTCAGTTTGTTGTCAGTTCAGGTGACATGAAACTCAACCAGAGGAAGTAACTACCCTGACTACCCCACATCTGAAACATCCGTCCACAGGATGGAGACACGCTCAGTTGTGCGGCCTCAGTTCTCGGCAGAAATATGTTAGAACTCTTTAGTAAATATGTTAGACCTCAGCAAGTTCAGTGTGGTAGCTTTAATGTTCAGCAGccatttcttctctctctcaccttTGTCACACCAATGGCTGATGGcgtcattcataaaaaaaaaaaaaaaaaaaaaaaaaaaacagtgggaTATATATGGAGCTTTCACTGTATTGAAGGATGGTGGTGTCGCTGCAGAAAGCTGTGAGGGGAGTGGACTTTTTCATCTTCAacttcctctctttctgtgcTATCTTTAATAAGTCACACTCTCATAGACCTCAAGGGAAAATAAAGGGCAGTGTTCGTCTTTCAGAGATGGCATGCTGTCTACATCTCTCACCTTACAGTGTTGTGCTGCTTCTCATGGTCTCCCTCCACGGTACGTACACCACTTTTACTGATATAAAGTGTTTGACCTACATGACTGATTGTGTTTATGTTGCTTCCTGGTTTGTCTGCATCAAAGAGTCTCAAACAGTGTGTCCACTGCTTCCTGCTTCAAACCACCTCACTGCgaaccaagaaaaaaaacactaaacaagcTTATTTAACGAGACCATGTCCCCGACAGAGACAGTTATGTCCTACTTTAGTACAGTGCACGCTACAGCAACACTCATTAGAATCCACTACAATAGTTTAGACTTTGACAGATACAAGGAAGTGTtgctgtttctcctttttttttatcagatgttttaatattgtatctgtatttatttgctaaaatgtacaaatgaacAGAGTATAATAAACTTGTGAAGCAGACTCAAACATTACCAAGATGCTCTACACCAGGAGCAGCAACGCTGACTGAAAGTGACGAGTAAACAGAGTAAAAAACAGAGTAAAGCCGCCTGCAGCGCCACATTTACAGCTGGTGCCAGGATCTGTGTTTAGGCCAGTGGCAGCTGTTAACGCACAGCTGGGATTCACTGCCACAATAGGTTGAAAGTCATTATTTTTagttgctgttttcttttttctcattctgacaAATCTTACAAGACCCGAcaatcacaaaacacacacacacacacacacacacacacacacctgtgttaTCAATGCCTTATATGTGGTTTCCATTTTCTAATGTGTCTTCTCGCTGTCTTTCACTAAAAGTGGACCATATGCTTTCAAATGCATGTTGTGTGATCAAAtgtaatatttgatattttatacttgtggttgtttgtttgcttgtgtgtttcagatgtagAGGCGTCTGGTTGTGAACTTGTCATCGACAAAATGGTCGGAGACACCGTGGTGTTTTCATCATGTCTACCAACTGAAAGGGTTACCTTCGCCCAGTGGAAATACCAAAATGAAGCTGTTCCTACACAAATATATAGAATTGATCAGTTCAAGGGCAGATATGACGAAGATTCCAAAAACTATACTTTAACAGTGACACAGCTGACTAGACAAGATTCAGGTAAATTCCTTTTTACCTCAGAGGCGAACAACCAACAAAGACCAACAGTCGTCATCACTCTGCGGGTTCATGGTAAGATTCCTCTGCTAATTTATTCTCAAACCAGTAATCAGTTCAAACTGATATGTTACTCATATTGTGTGTTACATGTGCGTTTTTAGTCTAACATGCCTGAATCCAAGGAGgatttgtcactttgttctgatgtttttgttactCTCTCCACTTACTGTCCCATCAGAGCCCATAACTCAGAAGCctcatttaaaacagaacaatttCACCACAAATGCCTCGAATAGATCCTGCACGGTTTCTCTGGAGTGCAGCAGTGACAGAGACGTCACCTACAACTGGACGGTGGGCAGTcaaactctaaccctaaccggTCCCAAGCTGCAATACACCATCAGGCCAGAAGATGGAGACACCACATTTAACTGCACAGTTTCCAATTATGTCAGTAAACAATCTGCAGTCATAACCAAGACATGTAGCAACGAAACCATGAACACAGCAGGTATTTGAAGTTCAGTTTTTCTGAGTGCACAGTAAtccatctgtaaatattatTCAAAAGATGCATTTAGTTTGCACTGTATCAAACTTGAAATAACAGCCTCCAGGGGGCTCTGCGTTATTCAACAAGAAACGGACACAAGGAAACGGCTAAGAACACTCCTGACTAcacttgttatttattgtttcagagtccagctcttcttctgtcttattCATCATTAGGATGTTGATTGGAGCTCTGgttattctgctgctgctcgtgCTACTTCACCACACAAAGGCAAAGGGTGAGAGCTTTTGTCTCTGATATTagtttttgcatattttattatgtaaagccataagaaaataaaaagaaagtaacaaaacgtttttttttttttcacagatctCTTTTGTAGCAGGTTGGTGCTTCCCTCTCTTCGTTCATTTCCAGTATCACTGCAGTAACTTGAAGGTGTACATTTCTAGCTTTGACATTCACTAAACTTTCACATTCTCATCCCCTCAGGTTCAAACACCAGGGTGAAAGTCAACAGCAGGTGTACTCGTCCCTCCTCCAGGGTGAGTCTTCCCTCTATACTGCCCCTTCTGGTCGGATGCTATAGCATGGAAAGGTTGAGTTAATAGAAGTTCACTCATAAATATTCACTGATGTGACTTAAACTTAATTATCATTGACTTGCAGGTGATGGTGCTGCCTACGAAACAGTGGAAACCTCTGATAATTCTTGAAAGGGTATCGAATGAGCTGTAAATACTATTGACTCATCAACAGATTatcaataattcaaataattaaacagtAACTTATTATTTCAGGAGGAGCAACAGATAGTGTCACATCTCATTCACATGTGATGGAAGGGCAGAAGGCAACATGAATGAAagagcaacatttatttatttttttgcttttgttttttatattgacATGTCAATCTGTGAGCACAAAGCATTTCTGGTGTGTGAAGTGTCAGCTACTCCTACTGTGGGAACGCAGTCTCTTTAAAAGGAACAGTCAACCCACAGATACTGACTGTGGCGTCTTCACGATTTCCTCATACGACACATGCatgctgtgttcacacagcagcatttttatttgactcTATTATCAGACTCGAACTCTGTGAAACTCTCGGAAAGGATTTAGAAAAGGATATAACTGATGATTAGATcgataaattaaatgttaaagccCAGCCACTGACTAACCAGGAAGTCTATAAGCTAGCAAccttgaccgtcttgtgacaattcaatgttctgctgggaaacttttgaacctggtgTTCATaggtgtgaatgttacttagacatgtgcaaCCCACCTAGACtaaagcacccccaccccatagcagtgaaactccttgatgacagcagctacccacagcaggatgcagtctgacacagacacacacacaaaaacgatttagAACAACTcgacccgtaggacccaaaggccccccactaacaacaatctgttaccagacaccacaggacaccttcaaaagacccatgtccattctctggtaactgttttggaggcctacagacctacagaatattagacatgtggtcataatgttatgtctgaatGGTGTACATACCTGTAAGCCAAAGTTCTGTTAGACCGTAGCCAACTTTATGAAGCTGCTGCACAATATATGCCACAGAGACAAATGAGCTAAAAGTCAACCAGGGAAACCCCGGTGCTTGATTGTGTAGGTAGATTCTTTTGTGTTGTTGGCCTTGACATTTAGCAGTGTTATAAATACTGGCATGATTTCCTTGTGcttgcatgtttgcatgtttagCCACATGGGGGCGCACTGTGGTTGCCTTCCAGTTATGCTTGGTTTGTGGTCGGCTGTTCTCTGCAAATGCATCTGTGAGACAGTTTATCCTGTGTTCACTGCGCCAAATATAATGTGTAATATAACTGAACAAATGGGTTTTGttacaataatataaatattctaCTTATGATAAtaaaattgattgatttttcttgttgttgttgttgttatttgattttaaactgtGTAATGAAGCCCAAGCCTGGTAGAAACAcggtagaataaataaatttgtattTCCAACTcatctggtttgtgttttggaCATTATGTAATACATTGGAAGGGTCAGGGTGTGCCCGTGAAAACATGTCTGTACTATCTTGGTTCTCTTTCTTTAATGACTCACAGATCTAGGTTGATTTACTGGTACTG harbors:
- the LOC125003920 gene encoding uncharacterized protein LOC125003920, with amino-acid sequence MVVSLQKAVRGVDFFIFNFLSFCAIFNKSHSHRPQGKIKGSVRLSEMACCLHLSPYSVVLLLMVSLHDVEASGCELVIDKMVGDTVVFSSCLPTERVTFAQWKYQNEAVPTQIYRIDQFKGRYDEDSKNYTLTVTQLTRQDSGKFLFTSEANNQQRPTVVITLRVHEPITQKPHLKQNNFTTNASNRSCTVSLECSSDRDVTYNWTVGSQTLTLTGPKLQYTIRPEDGDTTFNCTVSNYVSKQSAVITKTCSNETMNTAESSSSSVLFIIRMLIGALVILLLLVLLHHTKAKDLFCSRFKHQGESQQQVYSSLLQGDGAAYETVETSDNS